In Aliivibrio wodanis, a genomic segment contains:
- a CDS encoding membrane protein, producing the protein MDIAILLFLIVINGVFAMSEIALMTAKKSRLQKLAAEGSSSAAKAIKLAEEPTQFLSTVQIGITVIGILNGILGEAALAGPISELIVSLGVPITIAPTISTISTVVIITYISIVIGELVPKRIAQFHAERISTLIAPLISVLASISRPFVFLLSISTDAILRLLGRSNQDEVSITEDDIQALLNEGSEQGVIEKQEHNMMRNIFHLDDRKVASLMTPRSELVYFDTEQSWDENLPKLLRSDYSIYPVTRGGMDNVLGFTTSRFLLKASHQEHGTKWLMRNLLPCLTILENKFGSQLLELLRTTGEEIALVVDEYGDAQGIVTQKDLLEALAGEFKSENPNDSWAEQISEQEWILDGSIPITVLKDTLCLASLPEEKKADYQTLTGMFMWLTNNVPAIGDSIQYQDWNFEVLSVDNNRANKVRVTYQVFDS; encoded by the coding sequence TTGGATATTGCCATATTACTTTTTTTGATTGTGATTAATGGTGTGTTTGCTATGTCTGAAATTGCATTGATGACAGCAAAAAAGAGTCGATTACAAAAACTGGCAGCAGAAGGGAGTTCATCTGCGGCTAAAGCAATTAAATTAGCTGAAGAGCCAACACAGTTTTTATCTACTGTGCAGATAGGTATTACTGTTATTGGTATTCTTAATGGTATTTTAGGCGAAGCTGCACTGGCTGGGCCGATATCTGAGCTGATCGTATCTTTAGGAGTGCCTATAACGATAGCGCCAACTATATCAACTATCTCTACGGTTGTGATTATTACGTACATTTCTATTGTTATTGGTGAATTAGTGCCAAAACGTATAGCGCAGTTCCATGCTGAGCGTATATCTACACTTATAGCACCATTAATTAGTGTATTAGCGTCTATTTCTAGGCCTTTTGTTTTTTTGTTATCTATCTCGACAGATGCAATATTGCGTTTACTTGGACGTTCAAATCAAGATGAGGTATCTATTACTGAGGATGATATTCAAGCGTTATTGAATGAAGGTTCAGAGCAAGGCGTAATAGAGAAACAAGAACATAATATGATGCGTAATATTTTTCATTTGGATGATCGGAAAGTAGCATCATTAATGACGCCAAGAAGTGAATTGGTTTATTTTGATACTGAACAATCATGGGATGAAAACTTACCAAAGTTATTGCGATCTGATTATTCTATTTACCCAGTAACCCGTGGTGGTATGGACAACGTGCTTGGTTTTACTACCTCGCGATTTTTACTTAAAGCATCACATCAAGAGCATGGCACTAAATGGTTAATGCGTAATTTATTACCGTGTTTAACCATATTAGAAAATAAATTTGGCAGTCAACTGCTTGAGCTGCTAAGAACGACAGGTGAAGAGATTGCTCTGGTTGTTGATGAATACGGTGACGCGCAAGGCATTGTGACTCAAAAAGATCTCTTAGAAGCGCTAGCTGGTGAATTCAAATCTGAAAATCCGAATGATTCATGGGCAGAGCAGATCTCAGAACAAGAGTGGATTCTTGATGGTTCAATTCCTATTACCGTATTAAAAGATACCTTATGCTTGGCATCATTGCCTGAAGAAAAAAAAGCTGATTATCAAACATTAACAGGAATGTTTATGTGGTTAACTAATAATGTACCTGCGATTGGCGATTCGATTCAATATCAAGATTGGAACTTTGAGGTACTTTCTGTTGATAATAATCGTGCAAATAAAGTTAGAGTGACTTATCAGGTATTTGATAGCTAA
- the maa gene encoding maltose O-acetyltransferase produces MSEFEKMKNGQIFNGLDPEIEAIRNKTQQRLQEFNLHPSKEDKDSILSQIFNSFGQSVVQSPFFCEFGKTISIGEQTFINMNVTMLDGAEITIGNHVLIGPNVQFYTASHSLDYTSRRRWETFCKPIVIEDDVWVGGSVVINQGVTIGSRSVIAANSVVNHDIPSDCLYGGTPAKLIKRLDQK; encoded by the coding sequence ATGTCAGAATTTGAAAAAATGAAAAATGGACAAATATTTAATGGGTTAGATCCAGAAATAGAAGCCATTCGTAATAAGACACAACAAAGGCTTCAGGAATTTAACCTTCACCCTTCTAAGGAAGATAAAGACTCTATTTTATCTCAAATATTTAACTCGTTTGGCCAGAGTGTTGTTCAATCACCGTTTTTCTGTGAGTTTGGTAAAACGATTTCAATTGGTGAGCAAACTTTTATAAATATGAATGTCACTATGTTAGATGGAGCTGAAATTACTATTGGCAATCATGTATTAATCGGTCCAAATGTACAGTTTTATACCGCATCACACTCTCTTGATTATACAAGCCGTAGACGGTGGGAGACTTTCTGTAAGCCGATTGTTATTGAAGATGATGTTTGGGTTGGTGGGAGTGTTGTTATTAATCAGGGGGTTACTATAGGGTCTCGCTCTGTAATTGCTGCAAACTCGGTAGTTAATCATGATATACCATCAGATTGTTTATACGGCGGTACGCCAGCCAAATTGATTAAGCGACTTGACCAAAAGTAG
- a CDS encoding putative multidrug transport protein yields the protein MTTFHAESSITRTFWRYAIPSIAAMVVSGLYQIIDGIFVGHYIGFEGLAGINMAWPVICVLGALGVMIGMGSGSVMSIYRGEDKLSKTKITLTTGLWLLVLLSAVCTAFIIVFSDSILLLQGAEGRNYELAKDYINVLVFGGFFTACATAVPMLVRNDESPNIATFLLVSGALTNIVLDYLFIGVLGWGLHGAALATLIAQSCVTVLGIGYFFTARSSIQVSFNEVLFSWNKAKQSLMLGVSALVMYLYGSFVVGIHNGLMMHYGSATTVGAYAIVGYLMMLYYFLAQGIAEGAQPPISYYFGARETDKVYQIFKLALKWVVITGIGWVALLNISPEFTTALFTNGDKALVAETVVGIRYHLFALFLDGILVLATIYFLSVNEGGKAMLISISNILIQLPFLAILPHWFGIDGVWLAMPLSNIALIVVVAPMVWKHVKSQKATIPSIRTASFSHNT from the coding sequence ATGACAACATTTCATGCTGAATCATCCATCACTCGTACTTTTTGGCGTTACGCTATACCATCTATTGCTGCAATGGTGGTGAGTGGTCTATATCAAATTATTGATGGGATTTTTGTCGGACACTATATTGGTTTTGAAGGCTTAGCTGGCATTAATATGGCGTGGCCTGTTATTTGCGTACTAGGTGCATTAGGCGTAATGATCGGTATGGGAAGTGGCAGTGTTATGTCGATTTACCGTGGTGAGGATAAGCTTAGTAAAACTAAAATAACGTTAACAACAGGTCTTTGGCTATTGGTTTTATTAAGTGCTGTTTGTACCGCATTTATTATTGTATTTTCAGATAGTATATTATTACTTCAAGGTGCTGAAGGACGGAATTATGAATTGGCGAAAGACTATATCAATGTATTAGTTTTCGGCGGGTTTTTTACTGCCTGTGCTACAGCTGTTCCTATGTTAGTGCGTAATGATGAATCTCCAAATATTGCTACGTTCTTATTAGTTTCTGGGGCATTAACTAACATCGTTTTAGATTACCTTTTTATTGGTGTTTTAGGTTGGGGTCTTCATGGTGCAGCATTAGCTACTTTAATTGCTCAGTCATGTGTAACAGTGCTTGGTATTGGTTATTTCTTTACTGCTCGTTCAAGCATTCAAGTTTCATTTAATGAAGTTCTTTTCTCATGGAACAAAGCAAAGCAATCATTGATGTTAGGTGTTTCTGCATTGGTGATGTACCTATATGGAAGCTTCGTTGTAGGGATTCATAATGGATTAATGATGCATTATGGCTCAGCAACAACAGTTGGAGCCTATGCCATTGTCGGTTACTTAATGATGTTGTATTACTTTTTAGCTCAAGGTATTGCTGAAGGGGCACAACCACCGATCAGTTACTATTTTGGCGCACGTGAAACGGACAAGGTGTATCAGATATTTAAGTTGGCTTTAAAGTGGGTAGTGATTACAGGTATTGGCTGGGTGGCTCTTTTAAATATATCGCCAGAATTCACTACAGCATTGTTTACCAATGGAGATAAAGCCTTAGTTGCTGAAACTGTTGTAGGGATCCGGTATCACCTATTTGCTCTATTTTTAGATGGTATTCTTGTATTGGCCACTATTTATTTCTTGTCAGTAAATGAAGGAGGGAAAGCCATGCTTATCTCAATAAGTAATATTCTAATTCAGTTGCCATTTTTAGCTATATTGCCTCATTGGTTTGGTATTGATGGCGTTTGGTTGGCAATGCCACTGTCTAATATTGCGTTGATTGTAGTGGTTGCTCCTATGGTTTGGAAACATGTAAAATCGCAGAAAGCAACCATACCCTCAATTAGAACCGCTTCTTTTAGTCATAATACTTAA
- a CDS encoding putative cytidine and deoxycytidylate deaminase → MVTKWAKRFFQMAELVGSWSKDPSTQVGAVITKHNRIVSVGFNGYPHGVSDSADTDDRELKYLKTLHAEENAILFAKRDLEGCDIWVTHFPCPNCAAKIIQTDISKVYCPEQTEDFLSRWGEKIQISQDMFAQAGVEVTWLPLDALK, encoded by the coding sequence ATGGTAACTAAATGGGCAAAACGATTTTTCCAAATGGCAGAATTAGTCGGTTCGTGGAGTAAAGATCCTTCAACACAGGTTGGTGCAGTGATCACTAAGCATAACCGTATTGTTTCTGTTGGGTTTAATGGCTACCCACATGGCGTCTCAGACAGTGCAGATACTGATGATCGAGAACTGAAATACTTAAAAACACTTCACGCTGAAGAAAATGCAATTTTATTTGCTAAGCGAGATTTGGAAGGCTGTGATATTTGGGTTACTCACTTTCCTTGCCCTAATTGCGCAGCAAAGATCATTCAGACTGATATTTCAAAGGTATATTGCCCAGAACAAACTGAAGATTTCTTATCTCGTTGGGGTGAGAAGATTCAGATCAGCCAAGATATGTTTGCTCAGGCTGGCGTAGAGGTGACATGGCTACCATTAGACGCACTTAAATAA
- a CDS encoding mechanosensitive ion channel produces MIFSVLIISFIFLLRHYAVKRIRGDIPFLTEDQRKWISRTKNGSFTFIVVILFILWQSEINEFALSVTAIAVALVVASKEIILCFTGSIQRASSRSFRIGDWIEVGTLCGEVIEHNMMATVIQEIDLHHGQYDYTGKTATLPNSMFFTYPVKNLNFMKRYVYHNFSICVREFDNLYPMLPELLQKIDAHCEEFIEVAKRYNGVIEKHAGVDLPGAEPHIHITTTSMGDQKVHYMIFCPTEKASHLEQLIRQDFMEMYEVKFPKELKEKS; encoded by the coding sequence ATGATTTTTAGTGTGTTAATTATTAGCTTTATTTTTCTATTGCGTCATTATGCAGTTAAACGGATTAGAGGGGATATTCCTTTTTTAACCGAAGATCAGCGAAAATGGATCTCCCGGACAAAAAACGGCTCATTCACTTTCATTGTTGTTATTCTATTTATTCTTTGGCAATCAGAGATTAATGAATTTGCTTTATCAGTTACAGCGATCGCTGTGGCACTAGTGGTGGCCTCTAAAGAAATCATTCTCTGTTTTACTGGATCAATCCAGCGTGCGAGTTCGCGTTCTTTTAGAATTGGAGACTGGATAGAAGTTGGCACATTATGTGGTGAGGTGATCGAACACAATATGATGGCAACAGTGATCCAAGAAATTGATTTACACCATGGACAATACGATTACACTGGAAAAACAGCCACTCTTCCCAACAGTATGTTCTTTACTTACCCAGTTAAAAATCTCAACTTCATGAAGCGCTATGTTTATCATAACTTTTCTATCTGTGTGAGAGAGTTTGATAACCTATACCCAATGCTTCCTGAGTTATTACAAAAAATTGATGCACACTGTGAAGAGTTTATTGAGGTGGCAAAGCGTTACAATGGCGTAATAGAGAAACATGCAGGAGTCGATTTACCAGGAGCTGAACCTCATATTCATATTACAACCACGTCAATGGGTGATCAAAAAGTACATTACATGATCTTTTGTCCAACAGAAAAGGCATCGCATTTAGAGCAGTTAATTCGACAAGATTTTATGGAAATGTATGAGGTGAAGTTTCCTAAAGAGCTTAAAGAAAAATCGTAA
- a CDS encoding membrane protein: MKQLFATIVALFVGFFVLLSSLFFAVGLSIVGFFISKTHSKKVNSTEDKEAKIIEGECSNVTYS, translated from the coding sequence ATGAAACAGTTATTTGCTACGATTGTTGCTTTGTTTGTTGGTTTTTTTGTATTGCTTTCAAGTCTATTTTTTGCGGTTGGATTGAGTATTGTTGGGTTCTTTATATCGAAAACACACAGTAAGAAAGTAAATTCTACAGAAGATAAAGAAGCGAAGATTATTGAAGGCGAATGCTCTAATGTGACGTATTCTTAA
- a CDS encoding membrane protein, whose translation MTQSTDKDSKVGIGSYVALAFAVVFFSGLMQSNEWYGVLDFTTLNGSFGKVAYSVSETADGVQAATTSLRGKGGSGARDGFIFALTLIPTVMFALGMINVLEHYGALNAARKLLTPLLRPLMGIPGNSGLALIASLQSTDAGAAMTRQLKDEKHLNKRETDIFTMFQFTAGAAIVNFFSSGAVLFTLTNPDGSLAVPSSIGLAVIVMFAFKFVGANLFRIYLNITEGKEGQDSDKQDKKMTEETA comes from the coding sequence ATGACTCAATCGACTGACAAAGATTCTAAAGTCGGTATTGGCAGCTACGTGGCTCTCGCCTTCGCTGTTGTGTTCTTTTCTGGCTTAATGCAGTCTAACGAATGGTATGGCGTTCTCGACTTTACAACACTAAATGGCTCTTTTGGTAAAGTTGCTTATTCTGTTTCTGAAACTGCAGATGGCGTTCAAGCAGCAACAACCTCTTTGCGTGGTAAAGGCGGTAGTGGTGCTCGTGACGGTTTCATCTTTGCATTAACTCTTATCCCTACCGTGATGTTTGCATTAGGTATGATCAACGTTCTTGAGCATTACGGTGCACTTAACGCGGCTCGTAAACTGCTTACTCCTCTTCTACGTCCTTTAATGGGTATTCCGGGTAACTCTGGTTTGGCTTTAATTGCCTCATTACAAAGTACTGATGCGGGTGCTGCAATGACTCGTCAATTAAAAGACGAAAAACATTTAAATAAGCGCGAAACAGACATCTTCACTATGTTCCAATTCACTGCTGGTGCAGCAATTGTAAACTTCTTCTCGTCTGGTGCGGTGCTATTCACGTTAACAAACCCTGATGGTTCTTTAGCGGTTCCATCTTCTATTGGCCTAGCGGTTATTGTGATGTTTGCTTTCAAATTTGTTGGCGCAAACTTATTCCGTATTTACCTAAACATTACCGAAGGTAAAGAAGGCCAAGACAGCGATAAGCAAGACAAGAAAATGACTGAGGAGACAGCGTAA
- a CDS encoding inner membrane protein gives MSDVKAKKPMVTDIFVEGAKKGWVIATTSTVPNVLMAFVIIKALQITGALELMGTLFSPIMAVFGLPGEAAAVLIGAWMSMGGAVGVVITLFDQGILDGNHIAILAPAIYLMGSQVQYMGRIMGPIGTEGRYIPVMIAISVLNAFGAMFVMNMIL, from the coding sequence ATGAGCGACGTTAAAGCGAAAAAACCAATGGTGACTGACATCTTCGTTGAAGGCGCTAAAAAAGGCTGGGTTATTGCAACCACTTCGACGGTTCCTAACGTACTAATGGCGTTTGTTATCATTAAAGCACTTCAGATCACTGGTGCACTTGAACTAATGGGAACTCTGTTCTCTCCTATCATGGCTGTCTTTGGTTTACCGGGTGAAGCTGCTGCAGTATTAATTGGCGCATGGATGTCAATGGGCGGCGCGGTTGGTGTAGTTATTACATTGTTTGACCAAGGTATTTTAGATGGTAACCACATTGCCATTCTTGCACCTGCAATTTACCTAATGGGCTCACAAGTACAGTATATGGGCCGCATCATGGGTCCTATCGGTACTGAAGGCCGCTATATCCCAGTAATGATCGCAATTTCAGTATTAAACGCATTCGGTGCTATGTTTGTTATGAACATGATTCTATAA
- a CDS encoding metallopeptidase, which produces MNFSLNDYLEELRPLIDVDCGTYTVEGIEVIANHMAAKYEAMNGWSVKRIDCGKAGVGLEVRNKPDAEHIDVMMIGHMDTVFPVGTAAERPMSMDAEKAYGPGVSDMKSGLLNVVYALRNLDQAVLDKLSICVCMNPDEETGSLDSVDWIQETAKKAKNVLVAEAARADGGLVKARKGMARYKMTFNGKAAHAGNEPENGRSAITEMANWILAANAMTNFESGTTLNVGVVSGGAGANIVPDLATAIVDVRFWDNAEYDQVDTTLNGMIETPFVDGVTITLEREAYKPSMVPSDLTESLMAMIEESAQELNIDINWKEVGGGSDANNTAILGVPTLDGLGPIGAGFHSADEYLLLESIEPRIKLLMSVLTKLAK; this is translated from the coding sequence ATGAATTTTTCTCTAAACGATTATCTAGAAGAGCTACGCCCATTAATTGATGTGGATTGCGGTACGTATACCGTTGAAGGCATCGAAGTAATTGCTAATCATATGGCTGCAAAATACGAAGCAATGAACGGCTGGTCTGTTAAGCGCATTGATTGTGGTAAAGCAGGCGTTGGTCTTGAAGTTCGTAACAAACCAGATGCCGAACATATTGATGTGATGATGATTGGTCACATGGATACGGTGTTCCCGGTAGGTACAGCGGCAGAGCGCCCAATGTCTATGGATGCTGAAAAAGCGTATGGCCCTGGTGTTTCTGATATGAAATCGGGTCTATTAAACGTGGTATATGCGCTGCGTAATCTAGACCAAGCGGTATTAGATAAGCTATCAATCTGCGTTTGCATGAATCCAGATGAAGAGACGGGTTCTTTAGATTCAGTGGATTGGATCCAAGAAACAGCTAAGAAAGCGAAAAATGTATTAGTCGCAGAAGCAGCTCGTGCAGATGGTGGCTTAGTTAAAGCTCGTAAAGGTATGGCTCGCTACAAAATGACCTTCAATGGTAAAGCAGCTCATGCTGGTAACGAACCTGAAAATGGTCGCAGTGCTATCACTGAAATGGCCAACTGGATCTTAGCCGCAAACGCAATGACAAACTTTGAATCGGGCACGACATTAAATGTTGGTGTGGTTTCTGGTGGTGCTGGCGCAAACATCGTTCCTGATTTAGCAACGGCGATTGTGGATGTTCGTTTCTGGGATAACGCAGAATACGATCAAGTAGATACTACGCTAAACGGCATGATTGAAACGCCATTTGTTGACGGTGTCACTATCACTCTAGAGCGTGAAGCGTACAAACCATCAATGGTACCATCTGATTTAACTGAATCATTAATGGCGATGATTGAAGAATCAGCTCAAGAGCTAAACATTGATATTAACTGGAAAGAAGTGGGCGGCGGCTCTGATGCTAACAACACTGCAATCTTAGGTGTTCCAACATTAGATGGTTTAGGGCCAATCGGTGCAGGTTTCCACAGTGCTGATGAGTACTTGTTGCTTGAATCAATCGAACCACGTATCAAGTTGTTGATGAGTGTACTGACTAAACTGGCTAAGTAG
- a CDS encoding putative exported protein (No significant database matches) → MKKFLSTVLILFSISVSAVEVQREVVGYGISRTEAINDAISEAVRQQFGVTVSSDTISKLVAKETEDALEFSESSDTGSKQQFSGRVSSYDIIDVVCASNECEARLNVKFELSQREINKRKDQQSIDNRKTLFLDVKGKYADQFHTNLESRFVQARKFAILQNSKEADYILTVNVTRAATSSSKTTKVVELTGESSTISTKYSVVNVEYKVLKVSTGQIVSSNSQRTTSSSHEVSTLLERWASEKLFKDVHSHIFPIRIVMTNNTQIIIGEGGKNIRVGDYFDVYRVGENIIDPYTGESLGAEELYIGVVRITKVGSKKSYATSISGESVSRLDILRKKKQARITNNSSKSKSSVLKIEEKTVGIIL, encoded by the coding sequence ATGAAGAAGTTTTTATCAACGGTGCTGATTTTATTCTCTATTAGCGTATCAGCTGTTGAAGTCCAACGAGAAGTTGTTGGCTATGGTATTAGTCGTACTGAAGCCATAAATGATGCTATTTCGGAAGCAGTAAGACAACAGTTTGGCGTTACTGTTTCTTCGGACACCATAAGCAAATTAGTAGCAAAAGAGACAGAGGATGCTTTAGAGTTTTCTGAATCTTCAGATACAGGTTCTAAGCAGCAATTTTCTGGTCGAGTAAGTTCGTATGACATTATTGATGTTGTCTGTGCAAGTAATGAGTGTGAAGCCCGCTTGAATGTGAAATTTGAATTAAGTCAGCGTGAGATTAATAAGAGAAAAGATCAGCAAAGTATAGATAATCGAAAGACGCTCTTCCTTGATGTTAAAGGTAAGTATGCCGATCAGTTTCACACAAACTTAGAGTCTCGATTTGTTCAAGCTAGAAAATTTGCGATTTTACAAAATAGCAAAGAGGCTGATTATATTCTGACTGTTAATGTAACTCGTGCTGCTACATCTTCTAGTAAAACAACGAAAGTTGTTGAATTAACAGGTGAAAGTTCAACGATAAGTACTAAATACTCAGTCGTAAACGTTGAATATAAAGTGTTAAAAGTATCAACAGGTCAGATTGTTTCATCGAACTCACAACGAACAACATCAAGTTCGCATGAAGTCTCTACTTTACTGGAACGCTGGGCATCAGAAAAGCTGTTTAAAGATGTTCACAGCCATATATTTCCAATTCGTATTGTTATGACGAACAACACACAAATCATTATTGGTGAAGGTGGAAAAAATATACGAGTAGGTGACTATTTTGATGTTTATCGTGTCGGTGAGAATATAATTGATCCATATACTGGTGAGTCTTTAGGTGCTGAAGAGCTGTATATCGGAGTGGTTCGTATTACAAAAGTAGGTTCGAAGAAGTCTTATGCGACAAGCATTAGCGGTGAGTCTGTTTCTCGTCTAGATATTTTACGAAAAAAGAAGCAAGCTCGTATAACTAATAACTCTTCTAAATCGAAATCAAGTGTACTTAAAATTGAAGAGAAAACCGTTGGTATCATTCTTTAG
- a CDS encoding putative exported protein (No significant database matches) encodes MNKLAPMALGILLVTSNTYAFDEPLETEVDVQKIIDAEEQINNIIVNDSTAIEVSESEVDLVIDTVSDSEGFIEEQYEDWLSSPLGSDFESMTENDDGVNYAQMHFGIATSRSSDLTMRTVRRTFEQAFENAIEKVALEGRAAVTSDRISTLSESVPDFSDYICPTSASAQKQLVQEKLIQLAEIAFRDKLSAEGVSQEAIDQAMRETAIKDKQTILEDSLKNSVNIETGWRGISSFFVQKVFMAEQEDGAVSVGVVIVKTTPAHEMIQYVTKARGDFDPNAWNLPKTFKPISRTFKTPDGEYKQFNSTSQYVRYLVNKKQDETVIGSHLVYDNNGYPTVISVSYESVNKRSSNSAEMRTYKKIAKKRATTYAMNELYRLVNLKVKVSIEVLDEVSLTKKAVANYLDCSLDSIDIEDTQINSTTDTKVTVQSKVDKLSLKGVKTNTMSFYNPFNPKQISYYSYAIWSPLQDAKQRKIESSKGAFTKKIIEVKVQPKIMPTSKSVNGQKNIYTESPELGDAQF; translated from the coding sequence ATGAATAAATTAGCACCAATGGCTTTAGGGATACTTTTAGTTACGAGTAATACTTATGCTTTTGATGAGCCTCTAGAAACTGAAGTTGATGTACAAAAGATTATCGATGCAGAGGAACAAATAAACAATATTATTGTTAATGACTCTACTGCCATTGAAGTATCAGAGTCTGAAGTTGATCTTGTGATTGATACTGTGAGTGATTCTGAAGGGTTTATTGAAGAGCAATATGAGGATTGGCTTAGTAGTCCACTTGGTAGTGATTTTGAGTCAATGACTGAAAATGATGATGGTGTGAATTACGCACAAATGCACTTTGGTATCGCAACGTCTAGAAGTTCAGATTTAACGATGCGCACTGTACGCAGAACATTTGAACAAGCATTTGAGAATGCCATTGAAAAAGTAGCATTAGAAGGTCGCGCCGCTGTGACAAGTGACCGAATTTCAACACTCTCCGAAAGTGTTCCTGATTTCAGTGATTATATCTGTCCAACTAGTGCGAGTGCTCAAAAGCAGCTAGTGCAAGAAAAGTTAATTCAATTGGCTGAAATAGCGTTTAGAGATAAGTTGTCAGCTGAAGGGGTATCTCAAGAAGCCATCGATCAAGCTATGAGAGAAACGGCAATTAAAGATAAGCAAACTATTCTAGAAGATTCGCTAAAGAATTCTGTGAATATTGAGACTGGCTGGCGTGGGATTTCCTCTTTTTTTGTTCAGAAAGTATTTATGGCAGAGCAAGAAGATGGTGCAGTTTCAGTTGGTGTTGTTATTGTAAAAACAACGCCTGCTCATGAAATGATCCAATATGTCACTAAGGCTCGTGGAGATTTTGACCCTAATGCTTGGAACTTACCAAAAACATTTAAACCAATCTCACGAACGTTTAAAACACCAGATGGCGAATACAAGCAGTTCAATTCTACGAGTCAATACGTTCGTTATTTGGTAAATAAAAAACAAGATGAGACTGTTATTGGCTCGCACCTTGTTTATGATAATAATGGTTATCCAACAGTAATTTCAGTTTCATATGAATCAGTAAATAAACGTTCAAGTAATTCCGCTGAGATGCGAACGTATAAAAAAATAGCTAAGAAAAGAGCAACAACTTATGCAATGAATGAACTTTATCGCTTAGTTAATCTAAAAGTAAAAGTAAGCATTGAAGTTTTGGATGAAGTTTCATTAACAAAAAAAGCAGTAGCGAACTATTTAGATTGTTCATTGGATAGTATTGATATTGAAGATACTCAAATTAACTCAACAACGGACACTAAGGTAACGGTTCAATCTAAAGTTGATAAATTGTCGTTGAAAGGTGTTAAAACTAACACTATGTCTTTCTACAACCCATTCAACCCAAAGCAGATTTCGTACTATTCATACGCAATTTGGAGCCCTCTGCAAGATGCGAAGCAGCGTAAAATAGAGAGTTCAAAAGGGGCTTTTACCAAGAAAATAATTGAAGTTAAAGTGCAACCTAAAATCATGCCTACCTCTAAATCAGTTAATGGTCAGAAGAATATTTATACCGAATCTCCAGAGCTAGGTGATGCACAATTTTAA
- a CDS encoding putative lipoprotein: MKKYLLASAISVLALSGCQTTTGYIDAADTSSNVVATLSYADFSKAATGMAEEIVASKLMTHPKADQGGRYIIYVNDISNDTMQRLDTDQLAKTLRIQLLQSGKFLVTTAFGEDDATKKMRELKDSKMVKQSSVKSSNQVLAPDFSLTGKILQRNSTLDNGDTRIEYYFQMSLTNIENGLAYWEGERVVGKVADGDSVSW; encoded by the coding sequence ATGAAAAAATATCTTTTAGCTTCAGCAATTTCAGTATTAGCGTTGAGTGGTTGTCAAACAACGACTGGTTATATTGATGCAGCAGATACATCAAGCAATGTGGTAGCAACTCTTTCATACGCTGATTTCTCAAAAGCTGCAACAGGTATGGCGGAAGAAATTGTTGCGAGTAAGTTAATGACTCACCCTAAGGCAGATCAAGGTGGTCGTTATATTATTTATGTAAATGATATTTCAAATGACACAATGCAACGTTTGGATACAGATCAACTAGCTAAAACACTTCGTATCCAATTACTTCAATCTGGCAAGTTTCTTGTAACTACAGCATTTGGTGAAGATGATGCGACTAAGAAAATGCGAGAGCTCAAAGATTCTAAGATGGTTAAACAATCGAGTGTGAAAAGCAGTAATCAAGTACTAGCACCAGACTTCAGTCTTACTGGTAAGATCTTACAACGTAACTCAACTCTTGATAATGGCGATACTCGAATTGAATACTATTTCCAAATGTCATTGACCAATATTGAAAATGGTCTTGCATATTGGGAAGGTGAGCGAGTAGTTGGCAAAGTAGCAGACGGTGATTCTGTTAGCTGGTAG